From Mycolicibacterium nivoides, a single genomic window includes:
- a CDS encoding ABC transporter substrate-binding protein translates to MWRFAVVVAASGALVMSGCANNTESGGSETKTTTAAKVEKVDAIANTLPEPIKSSGKLIVGTDPSYPPNEFKDPAGQIIGFDVDLMNAIAATLGLTPEYRASLFDKIIPSVQGGNYNVGMSSFTDSKKREEQVDFVTYFSAGSAWAQKVGAGINPEDACGKKIAVQTATVQDTDELPARSEKCVKAGKPAIQVVKFDDQTAATSAVMLGQADAMSADSPVTAYAIKQSNGKLEAAGEVFDSAPYGWAVQKGSPLAASLQQALQHLIDNGVYKQVAANWGAENGMIEKPVVNGAIS, encoded by the coding sequence ATGTGGCGTTTCGCGGTGGTGGTTGCCGCGAGCGGTGCGCTCGTGATGTCGGGCTGCGCGAACAATACCGAATCCGGTGGGTCCGAAACCAAGACGACGACCGCGGCAAAGGTTGAGAAGGTGGACGCGATCGCCAACACCTTGCCGGAGCCGATCAAGTCGAGCGGCAAACTCATCGTCGGTACCGACCCGTCCTACCCGCCCAACGAGTTCAAGGATCCCGCCGGGCAGATCATCGGCTTCGACGTCGATTTGATGAATGCGATCGCCGCCACGCTGGGCCTTACCCCGGAGTACCGGGCGTCGTTGTTCGACAAGATCATCCCGTCGGTACAGGGCGGAAACTACAACGTCGGCATGTCCTCGTTCACCGACTCGAAGAAGCGCGAAGAGCAGGTGGACTTCGTGACCTACTTCAGTGCCGGTTCCGCGTGGGCGCAGAAGGTCGGTGCGGGGATCAACCCAGAGGATGCGTGCGGCAAGAAGATCGCGGTGCAGACGGCCACGGTGCAGGACACCGACGAACTACCGGCGCGCAGTGAGAAGTGTGTCAAGGCCGGCAAGCCTGCCATCCAGGTCGTGAAGTTCGACGACCAGACTGCCGCCACCAGTGCGGTCATGCTCGGGCAGGCTGACGCCATGTCGGCCGATTCGCCGGTGACGGCGTACGCGATCAAGCAGAGCAACGGAAAGCTTGAGGCGGCAGGGGAGGTGTTCGATTCCGCCCCGTACGGCTGGGCGGTGCAGAAGGGCTCGCCACTGGCGGCCTCCCTGCAGCAGGCTCTGCAACACCTGATCGACAACGGTGTCTACAAGCAGGTGGCCGCGAACTGGGGTGCCGAGAACGGGATGATCGAGAAGCCGGTCGTCAACGGTGCAATCAGCTGA